The following DNA comes from Arthrobacter sp. SLBN-83.
CAGGAACCGGCAAGGACGTCCTGGTGTCCCAGGATTTTGCCGGGAAACTCACGCGCTTCAACCATGACGGAGCAGCCGAAGACCTGGATACGGGCACGCCCAAGGGCTGGGAAGTGGCCGGTTCCGATACGCGCGGCAGCACAACCTACTTCCTTGAAAGCGTGGGCGCCGGGCAAGAAGACCCCGCCGCACTGCACGGATACCTGAAGTCGATTGACTCCAAAGGCCATGTGGACACCATCGCAAACTTTGCCGATTACGAGCGGCGCCATAACCCGGATGGCGACCAGCGTTACGGCTTCGGGGATGACGTCAGCGCACAGTGCATGGCCAACTGGCCAAACTTCCCGCCGGCCACCTACAAGGGCACCGTGGATTCGCACCCCTACGCCGTGGCCGTCCGGGACAATACTGCGTACGTTGCGGATGCCGGCATGAACGCTGTGCTGAAGGTCAACCTGAAGAATGGTGACATCGATACGGTTGCCGTCCTGCCGCCACGGCCGGCGGTGATTCCGGCGGGTCTGCGGATCCCTACAGATATGCAGGGGAACACGGCGGAGGTGCCGGCCTGCGTAGTGGGGCATGAATATGCGTTCGAACCCGTCCCCACGGATG
Coding sequences within:
- a CDS encoding ScyD/ScyE family protein, with the protein product MKRRLALLACITASAAAIASAGPAAASTKAPDYQVIAGGLVSPLHVAAGTGKDVLVSQDFAGKLTRFNHDGAAEDLDTGTPKGWEVAGSDTRGSTTYFLESVGAGQEDPAALHGYLKSIDSKGHVDTIANFADYERRHNPDGDQRYGFGDDVSAQCMANWPNFPPATYKGTVDSHPYAVAVRDNTAYVADAGMNAVLKVNLKNGDIDTVAVLPPRPAVIPAGLRIPTDMQGNTAEVPACVVGHEYAFEPVPTDVAVAPDGMLYVTSLPGGPEGPELGARGAIFKVNPWNGDTDVWADDILGPTGVAVAGNGDVYAASLFGGEILKFNDDGDRSTFLKVNMPADVDIKGNNLYATIDVLGDPTQPPAGKVIKADLG